In a genomic window of Nitrospira sp. ND1:
- a CDS encoding efflux RND transporter periplasmic adaptor subunit, whose product MMTKMWSQRRTMWIATGAGIVMLTLGSWFMTGWERHQVLPPDEKTSDQSQTEQKERSLQGMPMSPSQETGPPQAYAMVTPTKQQLIGVKTAVVETRPLETTVRAVGRVDYNEERITHINLRVSGWVEELFVDYTGQVVHKGQPLFTLYSPDLVASQDEYLLALRTQAKVKDSPLAEVHEQAEHMVDAARDRLRLWTVSDQQLDELARRGKAKTAIPIYSPFSGYVTEKKVFRGMFVEPGMRLYTIADLSTVWVNAEIYEFEVPFVKVGQQAALTFSSYPGQPFYGRVSYIYPYLNEQARTVKVRVELPNPGLRLKPEMYGDVLLKINRGNQVAVPEQAVLDSGTRKQVFLVRGEGLFEPREVKVGPKIGAFYEVQEGIEAGDRVVTSGNFLIDSESKLMAAMDMMGSLGMGGIKMEQAQMGQMDMGGMPMGETQPEKTTQMAKASGDKKAGGLTLALSTEPASPRIGENLIRVTLKGEGGNLVVNATVQLTYTMPMPGMMPARVPMKPGKDGAYEAKVNLGMGGRWDLTVTVQRAGEADVKETFPVTAGGGGGMSGMPGM is encoded by the coding sequence ATGATGACGAAAATGTGGAGTCAAAGACGAACCATGTGGATCGCGACCGGAGCTGGAATCGTGATGCTGACGCTCGGGTCATGGTTCATGACCGGATGGGAGCGACACCAAGTCCTTCCCCCTGACGAGAAGACGTCCGATCAAAGCCAGACGGAGCAGAAGGAGCGCAGCCTGCAGGGGATGCCGATGTCTCCCAGCCAGGAAACTGGTCCTCCCCAGGCCTATGCCATGGTGACGCCGACGAAACAGCAGTTGATTGGGGTCAAGACAGCCGTGGTCGAGACACGTCCGCTGGAGACCACCGTCCGGGCGGTCGGCAGAGTGGACTACAACGAAGAACGCATTACGCATATCAACCTGCGGGTCTCGGGATGGGTGGAAGAGCTCTTTGTGGACTATACGGGACAGGTCGTGCACAAGGGTCAGCCGCTGTTCACGCTGTATAGCCCTGACTTGGTCGCCAGCCAGGATGAGTACCTGCTGGCGCTGCGAACGCAAGCCAAGGTGAAAGACAGTCCTCTTGCCGAAGTTCACGAGCAGGCGGAGCACATGGTGGACGCGGCACGCGACCGGTTACGCCTATGGACGGTCTCGGATCAACAGCTCGACGAGTTGGCTCGGAGGGGCAAGGCCAAGACCGCGATACCGATCTATTCGCCCTTCAGCGGCTACGTCACGGAGAAAAAAGTCTTCAGGGGGATGTTTGTGGAGCCCGGGATGAGGCTCTACACGATCGCGGACTTGTCGACGGTCTGGGTGAATGCCGAGATCTACGAGTTCGAGGTCCCGTTTGTCAAGGTCGGGCAGCAAGCTGCTCTCACGTTCTCCTCGTATCCAGGACAACCGTTTTATGGACGGGTCTCGTACATCTACCCCTACCTGAACGAGCAAGCTCGTACCGTCAAAGTCCGCGTGGAATTACCGAACCCGGGTTTACGACTCAAGCCGGAGATGTACGGAGACGTGCTGCTCAAGATCAATCGCGGAAACCAAGTCGCGGTTCCCGAACAGGCGGTGCTGGACTCTGGAACGCGGAAGCAGGTCTTTCTGGTTCGCGGGGAAGGGCTTTTTGAACCACGGGAAGTCAAGGTGGGACCAAAAATCGGAGCCTTTTATGAGGTTCAGGAGGGGATCGAGGCAGGTGACCGGGTGGTGACATCCGGAAACTTTCTGATCGATTCGGAGAGCAAGCTCATGGCCGCCATGGACATGATGGGTTCGCTGGGGATGGGCGGCATCAAAATGGAACAGGCGCAGATGGGCCAGATGGACATGGGTGGCATGCCAATGGGAGAAACACAGCCGGAGAAGACGACGCAAATGGCGAAGGCGTCGGGAGACAAGAAGGCAGGGGGGCTGACTCTTGCGCTCTCGACAGAACCCGCCTCACCGCGGATTGGCGAAAATCTCATCCGAGTCACCCTGAAAGGTGAGGGAGGCAATCTGGTGGTCAACGCAACAGTTCAGCTCACCTACACGATGCCGATGCCGGGTATGATGCCGGCCAGGGTGCCGATGAAACCCGGTAAGGACGGGGCCTATGAGGCGAAGGTCAATCTTGGCATGGGTGGCCGGTGGGACCTGACCGTCACCGTGCAGCGTGCTGGCGAGGCCGATGTGAAGGAAACGTTTCCCGTGACCGCAGGCGGCGGCGGGGGTATGTCTGGCATGCCGGGAATGTGA
- a CDS encoding patatin-like phospholipase family protein, whose amino-acid sequence MRSGSCPSIALALSGGGIRAMVFHLGVMRLLAERCLLEQVHRISTVSGGSLLVGLILQENQTQWPSSEHFLTAVYSSLREKLCQRSFQWGALRQLLNPANFPFILSRANLLALAIEKEWNIRFKLSELPRTPEWSINATTAENGKRFRFKRSDIGDYQLGYALPGNFPLAHAMAVSAAFPGGFGPLQLNAKLFDWQKKEWNAPSGSERSIDIGYNALHLYDGGVYDNLGLEPFFDAGRGKSKHPENVIIVSDAGRPLPSGFSCFALNPFRLKRVADIMSDQSHALRVRTFSNYLQESHGRGAFIYIGTPVEAQLPCKSATFAANFPTTLRRIDLAEFDMLADHGYRVTKHVEQVYGLCGPPGKTQTL is encoded by the coding sequence ATGAGGTCAGGCTCATGTCCAAGCATTGCCCTGGCTCTATCAGGTGGTGGCATTCGAGCGATGGTCTTCCACCTTGGAGTCATGCGACTTCTTGCTGAACGATGTTTGTTAGAGCAGGTCCATCGGATTTCAACTGTCTCAGGTGGCAGCTTGCTGGTAGGCCTTATACTTCAGGAAAATCAAACCCAGTGGCCATCTTCTGAACACTTCCTGACAGCGGTGTACTCCAGCCTCCGCGAGAAGTTGTGCCAAAGAAGTTTTCAGTGGGGAGCATTGAGACAGCTTCTCAATCCGGCAAACTTTCCATTCATCTTGTCTCGTGCAAACCTGTTAGCGTTGGCGATCGAAAAGGAATGGAATATTCGGTTCAAACTGTCTGAATTACCGCGTACACCGGAGTGGTCCATTAACGCTACAACGGCTGAGAACGGCAAACGCTTTCGGTTCAAGCGCAGCGACATCGGAGATTATCAGTTAGGCTACGCTCTCCCTGGAAACTTTCCTCTTGCTCATGCGATGGCGGTCTCCGCAGCCTTTCCTGGCGGCTTCGGACCACTGCAACTGAATGCCAAGCTTTTTGACTGGCAAAAAAAGGAATGGAATGCCCCATCAGGCAGTGAGCGATCCATCGATATTGGCTACAACGCTCTGCACCTATACGATGGCGGCGTCTATGACAACCTCGGGCTGGAGCCGTTCTTCGATGCGGGACGTGGAAAGTCCAAACATCCTGAGAACGTTATAATCGTGTCAGATGCCGGACGGCCTTTACCATCTGGTTTTTCATGTTTCGCACTGAACCCATTCCGGCTTAAGCGCGTCGCTGACATTATGTCAGATCAGTCCCATGCACTGCGTGTTCGAACCTTTTCGAACTACCTCCAAGAAAGCCATGGGCGAGGTGCGTTCATTTATATTGGTACACCGGTAGAGGCTCAGTTGCCGTGCAAGTCGGCTACGTTTGCGGCAAACTTTCCGACCACTTTGCGCCGAATCGATTTGGCCGAGTTCGACATGCTCGCCGACCACGGGTATCGGGTAACGAAGCATGTTGAGCAGGTCTATGGCTTGTGTGGCCCACCAGGCAAGACGCAAACCTTGTAA
- a CDS encoding TolC family protein, which yields MRWNPVHQCLTMAMAGVLCVGGLPYRADADERVQPATLGLSGLIQEVLARNPEIQAARQQVEAATQRVPQARSLDDPTLSVQLWNFPQTFNVTQTQNAIFGVSQTFPFPGKLALKGEVASRSADMTEQALRAKERDLIARLKQAYYDLFFAHKALQIHHEQIDLLKQLFEIATAKFRTGKGSQVDVLKAQVELSTLYQQLPVLEQRRDSAQGGLNTLLDRDPRFPLGPPQEPREGRFEKDLEDLYPMAVQARPELKAAELSIQRSEQSHALAQRQYYPDVSVAFQRFQNFHANDGFGAVVSINMPFAFWTKPKYDARVREAGAAVVAARADLHTAENLTRFQIRDLLAKVRASWEVAVLYRTTVLPQAEQGVEAARAGYRTGRTSFLDLIDADRALREFQLAYWRVLVDRESRVAELEQVVGTEL from the coding sequence ATGAGATGGAATCCAGTACATCAGTGCCTCACGATGGCCATGGCCGGAGTGCTGTGTGTCGGTGGACTCCCATACCGTGCCGATGCGGATGAACGCGTTCAGCCAGCGACGTTGGGCTTGTCAGGGTTGATCCAGGAAGTCTTGGCGCGGAATCCTGAAATCCAGGCGGCGCGGCAGCAAGTTGAAGCGGCCACGCAACGGGTGCCGCAAGCGCGGTCGCTGGATGATCCGACACTATCGGTTCAGCTCTGGAATTTCCCCCAGACCTTCAACGTGACACAAACGCAGAATGCGATCTTTGGTGTGTCGCAAACCTTTCCGTTCCCAGGCAAGCTGGCCCTCAAGGGGGAAGTGGCCAGTCGCTCGGCCGACATGACTGAGCAGGCCTTGCGCGCGAAGGAACGGGACCTAATCGCCCGCCTCAAGCAGGCTTACTACGACTTGTTTTTTGCACACAAGGCGCTCCAAATCCACCACGAACAAATCGACCTGCTCAAACAGTTGTTTGAGATCGCGACTGCGAAGTTCCGCACTGGGAAGGGCAGTCAGGTCGATGTATTGAAAGCCCAGGTCGAGCTCTCCACTCTGTATCAGCAACTCCCCGTTCTGGAACAGCGTCGCGACAGCGCCCAGGGTGGACTGAACACATTGTTGGATCGGGATCCACGGTTTCCGTTGGGGCCTCCACAGGAGCCGCGTGAGGGGCGGTTCGAGAAAGACCTTGAGGACCTGTATCCGATGGCGGTGCAGGCCAGACCGGAACTGAAGGCTGCCGAATTGTCCATTCAGCGGAGTGAACAGTCTCATGCGCTGGCCCAGCGCCAGTATTACCCGGATGTCAGTGTGGCGTTCCAGCGTTTCCAGAACTTTCATGCGAACGACGGGTTCGGCGCCGTGGTGTCCATCAACATGCCGTTCGCCTTCTGGACCAAGCCGAAGTACGACGCCAGAGTGCGAGAGGCTGGGGCGGCGGTCGTGGCGGCACGCGCAGACCTCCACACAGCGGAAAACCTGACCCGCTTCCAGATCCGGGACCTGCTGGCAAAAGTCCGGGCGAGTTGGGAAGTGGCGGTGCTGTACCGGACCACGGTGCTGCCGCAGGCCGAGCAGGGCGTGGAAGCCGCGCGGGCCGGCTATCGCACAGGAAGGACGTCCTTTCTAGATCTTATCGACGCAGACCGGGCCTTGCGGGAGTTTCAACTGGCGTACTGGCGAGTGCTGGTCGATCGCGAATCCCGCGTAGCTGAGCTCGAACAGGTCGTCGGCACGGAATTGTAA
- a CDS encoding DDE-type integrase/transposase/recombinase, with protein MKRQLSVTSRQELMDSLRARYRSGSRVEKCRILDEFVAVTGYHRKHSIRLLTLGRVARPAVARARPRRYGNAVAEALVVLWEASDRVCGKRLKALIPTLLGALERHGHLQLDRDVRVKVLSASAATIDRLLVLPRSGSAPRRRHRSGPTTAIRRRVPLRTFADWGDPIPGFVEADLVAHSGERASGSFAQTLTLTDVASGWTECVALIVRDGSLVTEALTKLRRIMPFQLRGVDTDNGSEFLNDIVIAYCHDHAIEFTRSRPYRKNDQAWVEQKNGSVVRRLVGYRRLEGLAAVGILARLYEAARLFVNFFQPSFKLASKTRVGARVTKRYYLPATPSARLLASEAVPEEVKDKLRAVASSLDPLRLLDEIRTMQGHLAEIAAGEVPALPASRDPELETFLKSLRTAWQRGEVRPTHAVQPKSLRDWRTRVDPFEQAWPLVRHWLEAEPDRTAKELFHRLQVAQPDTFSDGQLRTLQRRVQAWRTAEARRLILANPSAHEWARDFSPTLG; from the coding sequence ATGAAGAGGCAACTGAGTGTAACGAGTCGTCAGGAATTGATGGATTCGCTGCGGGCGCGCTACCGTTCAGGGTCACGAGTGGAAAAATGTCGGATCTTGGACGAATTCGTGGCGGTAACGGGATACCACCGCAAACACTCGATCCGTCTGCTGACACTGGGCAGGGTGGCGCGACCAGCGGTGGCGCGGGCGCGTCCACGTCGCTACGGCAACGCGGTCGCCGAGGCACTGGTGGTGCTGTGGGAGGCCTCCGATCGGGTCTGCGGCAAGCGGCTCAAGGCACTTATCCCGACCCTGCTTGGCGCGCTGGAACGACATGGACATCTGCAGCTCGACCGGGATGTCCGGGTGAAGGTGCTCTCGGCAAGTGCGGCGACGATTGACCGACTCCTCGTCCTGCCCAGAAGCGGGAGTGCTCCCCGTCGGCGCCACCGCTCGGGGCCCACGACGGCCATTCGACGGCGTGTCCCGCTGCGGACCTTCGCCGATTGGGGCGATCCCATTCCCGGGTTCGTCGAAGCGGATCTGGTCGCCCACTCCGGTGAACGCGCCAGTGGCAGCTTCGCGCAGACACTCACACTCACGGACGTGGCGAGTGGCTGGACTGAATGTGTGGCGCTCATCGTACGAGATGGATCGCTTGTCACGGAAGCGCTCACGAAGCTGCGCAGGATCATGCCCTTCCAGCTGCGTGGCGTTGATACGGACAACGGCAGCGAATTTCTGAATGACATCGTCATCGCGTACTGTCACGACCATGCGATCGAGTTCACGCGTTCGCGGCCCTATCGCAAGAACGATCAAGCATGGGTCGAACAAAAGAACGGCTCGGTCGTCCGACGGTTGGTCGGATACCGACGGCTTGAAGGTCTCGCGGCGGTTGGGATCCTGGCTCGGCTCTATGAGGCGGCCAGGCTCTTCGTGAACTTCTTCCAACCCTCGTTCAAACTGGCTTCGAAGACCCGGGTCGGCGCCCGGGTGACGAAACGCTATTACCTGCCGGCTACCCCGAGCGCCAGGCTCTTGGCATCGGAGGCCGTTCCAGAAGAGGTGAAAGACAAACTGCGCGCAGTGGCCTCCTCCTTGGATCCGCTGCGGCTGCTCGATGAGATTCGGACGATGCAGGGCCACCTCGCAGAGATCGCCGCCGGCGAGGTCCCGGCACTGCCTGCGAGCCGAGATCCGGAGCTGGAGACGTTTCTCAAAAGTCTGAGGACGGCCTGGCAGAGGGGCGAAGTGAGGCCAACCCACGCCGTGCAGCCGAAGTCATTGCGGGACTGGCGGACCCGCGTCGATCCCTTCGAGCAGGCCTGGCCCCTAGTTCGCCACTGGCTGGAGGCTGAGCCCGATCGAACAGCCAAGGAGCTCTTCCACCGTCTCCAGGTCGCACAACCCGATACATTCTCAGACGGGCAGCTTCGAACACTCCAGCGGCGGGTCCAGGCGTGGCGGACGGCGGAGGCTCGGCGGCTCATTCTTGCCAATCCCAGCGCGCACGAATGGGCCCGTGATTTCTCCCCCACGCTCGGGTAA
- the plsY gene encoding glycerol-3-phosphate 1-O-acyltransferase PlsY: protein MFLASIGGYLLGSIPFGVVVSRWLGSPDPRLAGSRNVGFTNVLRVGGKKAGILTLIGDIGKGWLVGWIGTLLFHQESAILLVALASIVGHLHSVFLNFKGGKGVATALGAVLGVAPWVGLTLMVIWIGVVLLWKYSSGGALMAFGLFPIVALLFHQSWLFVLFAFLVAILIWSKHTDNLVRLWMGTERRIGDRPSDQVAPR, encoded by the coding sequence GTGTTCTTGGCAAGTATTGGAGGGTATCTTTTAGGATCGATTCCTTTCGGCGTCGTCGTATCACGATGGTTGGGCTCACCTGATCCCAGGCTGGCGGGGAGCCGGAATGTGGGATTCACCAATGTCTTGCGGGTCGGTGGGAAAAAGGCCGGGATCCTGACGTTGATCGGTGACATTGGGAAGGGATGGCTCGTCGGATGGATAGGTACTCTACTGTTCCACCAAGAATCCGCTATTCTGCTCGTGGCTCTGGCGTCTATCGTTGGGCATCTCCATTCCGTCTTTCTGAATTTCAAAGGAGGGAAGGGCGTGGCCACGGCGTTAGGAGCTGTACTGGGAGTCGCCCCCTGGGTCGGGCTCACCCTCATGGTTATTTGGATAGGAGTGGTCTTATTGTGGAAATATTCTTCCGGGGGTGCACTTATGGCCTTTGGATTGTTTCCAATTGTGGCGCTGCTGTTTCATCAATCCTGGCTCTTCGTGTTATTCGCCTTTCTAGTGGCTATCCTCATCTGGTCCAAGCACACCGATAATCTTGTCCGTCTCTGGATGGGTACAGAACGGCGCATTGGTGATCGCCCCTCTGATCAAGTCGCTCCTCGTTGA
- a CDS encoding ThiF family adenylyltransferase, which produces MMGDTYYELTEFSPVADVNEFTFDRTRSIFAALQQQRDYSVQGLLKRADRKVECIVVDVESDGVPPRNIHGIKYRERLALCILENEKQLVEVYALRKDFPILMHQNLSPPDAPRSLCLYFEPPASVTRSWTPQKFLRRIQSWLEKSAKGEIHPADQPVEQLFFASKYELVLPWNFDELKEGKDNHTVIVAGPERPGEGLTCFLKPLQVHTKPPKGTVKHIEFTLPPIVHGHIEYDPTTLGALADILTRHGIDILPDLQKALRDGVDEKGVPESADNSLTAILLHIPMARTEATLPEKFFHRAFMVPCGVRHLGLLTGAIVLVEVPEGRRSLKKYFSGEGVLGDQRPTQWRDEAIYPMEVLRQNDTSSARRQSGISGNGPAGVLVGAGSLGSALLNIWGRSGWGRWTVIDNDHIKPHNLSRHTALAIHIGQPKATVVAELHDAVMEGASGITPLYADACDLSQESVTNALTSAQLTIDASTTLEYPRIMSGTEKVGRHISVFITPRGTDAVLLAEDEQRHIRLRTLEAQYYRALIHESWGQNHLDDNLGSFWSGASCRDMSTVLPYSKVLSHASILAEQIPIMAASPRALIRVWQRDPERSSLAVHDVTPAQEIHMDIGKMALFIDSGIVQQLCTWRNGSLPNETGGVLLGYYDFNVSSVTIVTALPAPTDSKSSPGGFERGIVGLEEAVREASRRTAGIVGYIGEWHSHPPRHSASPSKADLIQLCDLARGMAEDGLPAVQLIVGENDVRILHGAVDQ; this is translated from the coding sequence ATGATGGGCGACACCTACTACGAACTGACAGAGTTTTCCCCTGTTGCCGACGTCAACGAATTCACCTTTGACCGCACACGGAGCATATTTGCCGCCCTCCAACAGCAGCGCGATTACTCCGTCCAGGGATTACTGAAGCGTGCGGATCGAAAGGTCGAGTGTATCGTAGTCGATGTCGAATCAGACGGAGTACCCCCACGTAACATTCACGGTATCAAGTACAGGGAACGCCTGGCGTTGTGCATTCTGGAAAACGAAAAACAGTTGGTGGAGGTGTATGCACTTCGCAAAGACTTTCCGATCCTGATGCATCAAAATTTAAGTCCACCAGATGCTCCACGAAGCCTATGTCTATATTTTGAACCGCCGGCCTCGGTCACCCGTTCTTGGACACCGCAGAAGTTTTTGCGCCGAATCCAGTCGTGGCTTGAAAAGAGTGCCAAAGGAGAAATTCATCCTGCGGATCAGCCGGTCGAACAACTGTTTTTTGCGAGCAAGTACGAACTCGTCTTGCCATGGAATTTCGATGAGCTCAAAGAGGGCAAGGACAATCACACGGTGATTGTAGCGGGGCCAGAACGCCCCGGAGAAGGACTGACCTGCTTTCTCAAACCTCTTCAGGTACATACCAAGCCACCAAAAGGGACCGTCAAGCATATCGAATTCACACTACCCCCGATCGTGCATGGCCACATTGAGTACGATCCAACCACACTAGGTGCACTTGCGGACATTCTGACGCGCCATGGAATCGACATTCTGCCCGACCTGCAGAAAGCGTTGCGAGATGGGGTGGATGAGAAGGGAGTGCCTGAGTCCGCCGATAACTCGTTGACAGCCATCTTACTTCATATCCCGATGGCCAGGACGGAGGCCACCCTTCCCGAAAAGTTCTTCCATCGAGCTTTCATGGTTCCGTGTGGGGTCCGCCATCTTGGTCTCCTTACCGGCGCCATCGTTTTGGTAGAAGTTCCTGAGGGTCGCAGGTCGCTGAAGAAGTATTTTAGTGGCGAAGGCGTGTTAGGGGACCAACGGCCCACTCAATGGCGTGATGAGGCTATTTACCCGATGGAGGTTCTTCGACAAAACGACACGTCATCTGCAAGAAGGCAATCAGGTATCTCGGGCAATGGCCCCGCCGGCGTGTTGGTCGGCGCTGGCTCACTCGGTAGCGCCTTACTCAATATCTGGGGACGCAGTGGCTGGGGCCGGTGGACCGTCATCGACAATGACCACATTAAACCTCACAACCTATCGAGACATACGGCCTTGGCAATACACATAGGCCAGCCAAAGGCCACGGTTGTCGCAGAGCTGCATGACGCCGTAATGGAAGGTGCCAGTGGAATTACTCCCTTGTATGCAGATGCATGCGATTTATCACAGGAATCGGTTACCAATGCATTGACATCGGCACAGTTGACTATCGACGCGTCGACGACACTGGAATACCCTCGTATCATGAGTGGTACAGAGAAAGTAGGGAGACATATTTCAGTGTTCATAACCCCGAGAGGAACTGATGCGGTTTTGCTTGCTGAAGATGAACAACGACACATTCGATTGCGCACCCTAGAGGCTCAGTACTACCGCGCTTTGATTCACGAATCATGGGGCCAGAACCATCTGGACGACAACCTAGGGTCCTTTTGGAGTGGAGCCAGTTGTCGTGACATGTCAACCGTTCTTCCCTATTCGAAAGTTTTGAGTCATGCCAGCATATTGGCAGAACAGATTCCAATCATGGCAGCCTCTCCGAGAGCGCTAATTCGAGTATGGCAGCGCGATCCTGAGCGCAGTTCACTAGCGGTGCATGATGTTACGCCTGCACAAGAAATACACATGGACATCGGGAAAATGGCGTTGTTCATTGACAGTGGAATAGTCCAGCAACTTTGCACATGGAGAAACGGGAGCCTTCCGAACGAAACTGGGGGGGTGCTATTGGGTTATTATGATTTCAACGTCTCTTCCGTAACTATCGTTACAGCTCTTCCTGCACCGACGGATAGTAAGTCGAGTCCAGGAGGGTTCGAGCGCGGTATTGTCGGTTTGGAAGAAGCCGTCCGCGAAGCTTCAAGACGAACCGCGGGAATCGTTGGCTACATCGGCGAATGGCACAGCCATCCACCAAGACATTCTGCCTCACCGAGTAAGGCAGATTTGATCCAGCTCTGTGACCTCGCCCGAGGAATGGCAGAAGACGGTTTGCCTGCTGTCCAACTGATAGTTGGAGAGAACGATGTTCGGATCCTGCACGGCGCAGTAGATCAATGA